In Desulfosudis oleivorans Hxd3, the DNA window CCTTTGCCCTGGTCAACCGGTTCGCGCCCGAACACCTGGAGCTGCACACGAAAAATCCGGAAAAGGACCTGGACCAGATCCGCAACGCCGGCGCCGTTTTCCTGGGTCCCTACACACCCGAGCCCATCGGCGATTACGTGGCCGGGCCCAACCACACCCTGCCCACTTCGGGGTGCGCCCGGTTTGCCTCGGCCCTGTCCACCGCCCATTTTCTGAAAAGGACCAGTATTGTCTCTTATTCCAAAGCGGCCTTTCTGTCAGAGGCCGCTGATGTGATGCGCATCGCCGCCGTGGAGGGTCTCGACGCCCATGCCAATGCCGTGGGGGTAAGGCTGGAGGAGGAGTAAAAGGGGGGTATGGCTCACGACAGGGCTTCCCTGACTTTTTCCGCCAGCTCCCGGATGGAAAAGGGCTTGGCCAGAAAGCAGATATGGTTTTCAATCAGGTCGCCGTTGCTGATGGCATTGGCCGTATAGCCGGATATGTAGAGGCACCTGACGGTAGGGATCGTTTCCCTGATGCAACCGGCCAGTTCGTGGCCGCTCATTTCCGGCATGACCACGTCGGTGAGCAGCAGGTCGATGGCGTGCCCGCCGGACCGCGCCAGCGCCAGGGCCTTTTCCGGAGAATCGGCGGCCAGTACGTTGTAGCCGAGCTGCTCCAGCACGGTGACGCCGAATTTTAAAATCGCCGGGTCGTCTTCCACCATCAAAACAGTCTCGGTGCCTCCGGGTATCAGGGAGCTGGCCGGGTGCTTTACCCCCTCCTCAACCGTCTGTCCTTCAACTTCGGGAAAATAGATTTTGAAAGTGGTGCCCTGGCCCGGTTCGCTGTATACCCGGATAAAACCGCTGTGCTGCCGGACAATGCCGTAAACCGTGGCCAGTCCCAGGCCGGTTCCCTGTCCCTTTTTTGTGGAAAAAAACGGTTCAAAAACCTGGGACTGGGTCTCTTTGTCCATGCCGCAGCCGGTGTCGCTGACAGCCAGCAGGAGATAGGCGCCGGAAAGGCTTTCTCCCTGGCCGATGTCATAACGCTGGTCCAGCAGCAGACGCCGGGTCTCAATGGTGATCGTTCCGGTATCGCCGACGGCGTCCCTGGCATTGACCAGCAGGTTGGTCAGCACCTGGTCCATCTGGGAGGGGTCGATCAGGATATGGCCGGGGGTTTCTCCCGGCAGCCATTTTAACGAAATATTGGCGCCAACAAGCTGATGCAGCATGGGCAGCATGTCTGAAATGGCCTGGTTGATATCAATGATTTTCGGAATCACCGTCTGTTTTCGGGCAAACGCCAGCAGCTGCCGTATCAGGTCTGAAGAACGGGTCGCCACGTACTGGATGGTTTGCAGCTGCTCCCGGCCGTTCTCGTCTATGTCCTGCTGCATGCGGATCAGTTCGGTATTGCCGATGACAACCGACAGCATGTTGTTAAAGTCGTGGGCCAGCTTGCCGACCAGCTGGCCGATGGCCTCCATCTTTTCGGCCTGGTAAAGCCGGGCTTCAAGCTTTCTTCTCTCCTCTTCGGCGCGTTTGCGCTCTTCGACTTCCGCTTTTGCCCGTTTAATGGCGGCGTTATTGATGGCAAACACGCTGGCCGCGACAAAGCAGGAGACAATCACCGCCAGGGCGTTGTCGGTCAAAAAATCCATGACCGCATAGTCGGGTATGGCCAGTTGGGGCCGAAAGAAATAGACAAACCCGAACAGAAAAACAAGGTTGATCAGGCCATACAGCGCAATGACCGACTTGCGCCGGTGAATGACCAAAGGCAGTAACCCCAGCAGGCTGATGATATAAACAAACGAGTCCAGGCGGGCCACGGGCTCGCCTGGATCGACCACCATCACGATCCAGACCGCTGTCATGATGATGACGATCAGCAGGTGCGCGGCCAGCAGAAAATAGCCCCGGACCAGGAGCCGCAGGACGACAAGTAGACAGGCGGTGCTTAACAGCAGGGTGACAATGACGCTGTTAACCAGATAGCCCACATTAAGATGTTGAATGATGCCGGCAAGAAAGGTCAGCACCAGGATTGCGGCAAGAATGACGATGCATAAAACCAGGAAAAACCGGGCTTTGAGCCGGCGGTCGATGTCGGCGTATGAATAGGCGGACAGTGCCCGGTCAAACAGTTTTCCCACGGAATCCCCCCCGATTGATATGGCCCGGAGACGCGAAAAACGGTTTTGTGCTATGCAAAAGAGTTTACCGCAACCCGGCGTTCCAAGTCAATGCGAGGGCGCAGGTATGTTTGCCAACCCGGATATCTCACGAAATGTGCGGGCTAGCGGGCGATCATAGCCCGCATCATATCGCCCGCGTTTTCCGCGTGGTCGGCGATGTTGCCGATTTTTTCGGCCAGCATGATGGCATGAAACACGGAAACTGGGTCCATGTCCACATTGAATATCTTCTGTTTCAGGGCGTGTTCCACCTGGTCGGAGTCGTGCTCTTTCTGGCGCAGATTGCGAATGATCTCTTTTACCACCATGCGCTGCTTTTCCGAAAAGCTGGTAAAGTATTTTCTGGCCTCCTTTACCATGTCGTCCAGGGTCTCAATGGGGTCGATGACACTGTCCACCAGCCGGGCAAAATCCTTGTGCAGCACCTGGGGAATACCCTGGCTTTCGCGGTAGGCGATCCAGCTGAGAACCCCTTTCATGGAGTCAAGCACACTGTCCTGCTCACGGAGGTATCGGAAGAGCTGAAACTTGTCCACCGGCAGCATGGTGCCCTTGGGCAGGTGTCCCCGAATGCGGCGTTTGATGGCATCGGCCTGTCGCTCAATCACGTCCACGGACCCCTTGTGGTTGTCAAAGGTGGTGCACCGGTCCGACATGTGGCACTCCATGGCCTCCTGAAAGGCCCAGGCGCACTCTTTTACCTTTTCGGCGTGCTCCTGAAGCCCTTCAAAGGGCGATGTGGTAAACAGGGAAACAAGCGGAATACGCATATTGCCTCCTTAAAACAGTATGAATTGAAGCAGCTTGAATACCACCATGCTGGTGATGGCCGCCGCCGGCACCGTGAGAATCCAATATACGACGATGGAATAAATGACCCGGAAGTTCACTGCCTCAAACCCCCGGGCCAGGCCTACGCCGATGACGCCGCCCACGGCCGCGTGGGTGGTGGAGACCGGCAGGCCCAGCTTGGAGGCGGCCATCACCGTGGTGGCCGCCGCGAAATCCACGGAAAACCCGCGGGTGTTGTTCAGTGTGGTGATGCGGGAGCCCACGGTTTCAATCACCCGCCGGCCGGCCATGGCAATGCCCGCAGCAATGCCGATGCCGCCGAAGGCCAGCAGAAAGACCGGCACCGGTACGGTGTTGATGCCGGCCACGCTGCCGGTTTTAACAATATAATAGATCAGGGCCAGGGGGCCGATGGCATTGGCCACGTCATTGGCGCCCTGGGCCAGAGCCACATAACAGGAGGTGCCGATCTGAATACGGCGGAAAATGGTCTCGGTCTCATCCCCCTCGTGGCGCATGCCGAAGCGGACGATGGCCGCTTTACCGGCAACGCCGCACACGGCGGAAATGACCAGTGCCCAGCCGATGGCTATGGGGGCACTGACATTCAGCGATTCACCCAGCGGGGTTTTAAACAGAAACGACAGGGCTACGATCAGCACCGCCATGCCGATAAACAGGGGGGAAAGTTTTAATGCCGTGCCGGAAGCGTTTTTTTTCCGATAGATGGACCGGATAATGATCTGAAAGGTCAGGTAGGCGATCACCAGGCTGAAGAAAGGAGAGATGATCCAGGAGGCCACCACCTGGCCCAGCTTGGCCCAGTTGATCACGGAAAAGCCGCCGGCCATGATGCCAAAGCCGATCATGGCGCCGACAATGGAGTGGGTGGTGGAGACCGGTAACGACTTCCAGGTGGCAAACGACACCCACAAAGCCGCGGCCAGCAGGGCCGACAACCCTCCGATCAGGGCCATGTTGGGATCGGCCAGCACATCGGTGGATACGATGCCCTTGCGAATGGTGTTGGTAACATGGGAGCCGATAAAGATCGCGCCGATGATGTTCAGAATGCCGGCAATAAAGACCGCCTGCCGCAGGGTGATGGCCCGGGCCCCCACCGCCGAAGCCATGGAGTTGGCCACATCATTGGCGCCGATGTTCCAGGCCATGTAAAAACCGAACACATAACCGCAGGCCAGTATCACATACTCAAGACTCATTTTGCTTTATTCTCTCCCCGGCCCTTCCCTTTGGGTGGAAAACGGGCCGCCGATATTTATAAGCCTGAAATTATTATTTTTTTAAGCGGAGCCCGAATCAAAACCAATCGTTTTCTAACAGAAACCAAACATTTGACCTGTGACCTATCATGAAAGAAGAGAAGGCGCAATCTGAATCTGGAGACAGGGAATCAGATTCCGATCGTTATCGGGATCTGGATCGAAATCGAATGGTGTTACGGGCAAAGCGCAGGCTTGCCCGTGCTTCATTTAATCATCTTTTTTCTTTCTTATTTATCAGTGTACTTTTCTTGGCGGCAAGAAAAGTACCAAAAGAACCGCGCCCCGCAGCTTGGCCTTCGGCTTCCCTCGCGCAGACGGGTTTTTCGGCGCGGGCAGGAACTCACTTCGCTCAGACAGCCTGCCCGCTGTTTCCGAAAAACCCGTCTGCGCTCGGCTGCGCTGCAATGGGCGGGTGTCGTACGTTAAATGGCCGGCCCGTAACGAAAATGTTGAACTCTGATGGGTGTCACGGGCAATTATGCAGGGGAAACCCGTGGTTGCCCGCCAGCCGGTGTCGATTCCGATAGCGATTTCGATTATAAAGGAATGAGGGTCAATTTTATGTTGGGTCGCCCAATCAAGCCGGGCAGTGACGTGTGCGGTGGCGGTTTGCCGGGAGGAAACGGAAGGATGTTCTGGTCGGGGCGGCAGGATTTGAACCTGCGGCCCCTTGCACCCCATGCAAGTGCGCTACCAGGCTGCGCTACGCCCCGACGGAAGAACAGACCTCGAATACCATTTACAGGCAATCACTGTCAAGGGAAATATCGGCCGGTTCTCTCTGTTGCCGGCGGCACCATGACGGGCGCCGGACTGTTTTTCCCGGTTTCCCGTGCTTGCGCATCTTCCGGTGCCATAGTAGTATTTATGTTTTTGACAACGCCGTATGGATTGTGA includes these proteins:
- a CDS encoding TIGR00153 family protein, with the translated sequence MRIPLVSLFTTSPFEGLQEHAEKVKECAWAFQEAMECHMSDRCTTFDNHKGSVDVIERQADAIKRRIRGHLPKGTMLPVDKFQLFRYLREQDSVLDSMKGVLSWIAYRESQGIPQVLHKDFARLVDSVIDPIETLDDMVKEARKYFTSFSEKQRMVVKEIIRNLRQKEHDSDQVEHALKQKIFNVDMDPVSVFHAIMLAEKIGNIADHAENAGDMMRAMIAR
- a CDS encoding ATP-binding protein, producing MGKLFDRALSAYSYADIDRRLKARFFLVLCIVILAAILVLTFLAGIIQHLNVGYLVNSVIVTLLLSTACLLVVLRLLVRGYFLLAAHLLIVIIMTAVWIVMVVDPGEPVARLDSFVYIISLLGLLPLVIHRRKSVIALYGLINLVFLFGFVYFFRPQLAIPDYAVMDFLTDNALAVIVSCFVAASVFAINNAAIKRAKAEVEERKRAEEERRKLEARLYQAEKMEAIGQLVGKLAHDFNNMLSVVIGNTELIRMQQDIDENGREQLQTIQYVATRSSDLIRQLLAFARKQTVIPKIIDINQAISDMLPMLHQLVGANISLKWLPGETPGHILIDPSQMDQVLTNLLVNARDAVGDTGTITIETRRLLLDQRYDIGQGESLSGAYLLLAVSDTGCGMDKETQSQVFEPFFSTKKGQGTGLGLATVYGIVRQHSGFIRVYSEPGQGTTFKIYFPEVEGQTVEEGVKHPASSLIPGGTETVLMVEDDPAILKFGVTVLEQLGYNVLAADSPEKALALARSGGHAIDLLLTDVVMPEMSGHELAGCIRETIPTVRCLYISGYTANAISNGDLIENHICFLAKPFSIRELAEKVREALS
- a CDS encoding inorganic phosphate transporter, with translation MSLEYVILACGYVFGFYMAWNIGANDVANSMASAVGARAITLRQAVFIAGILNIIGAIFIGSHVTNTIRKGIVSTDVLADPNMALIGGLSALLAAALWVSFATWKSLPVSTTHSIVGAMIGFGIMAGGFSVINWAKLGQVVASWIISPFFSLVIAYLTFQIIIRSIYRKKNASGTALKLSPLFIGMAVLIVALSFLFKTPLGESLNVSAPIAIGWALVISAVCGVAGKAAIVRFGMRHEGDETETIFRRIQIGTSCYVALAQGANDVANAIGPLALIYYIVKTGSVAGINTVPVPVFLLAFGGIGIAAGIAMAGRRVIETVGSRITTLNNTRGFSVDFAAATTVMAASKLGLPVSTTHAAVGGVIGVGLARGFEAVNFRVIYSIVVYWILTVPAAAITSMVVFKLLQFILF